DNA sequence from the Streptomyces sp. HUAS 15-9 genome:
GTGACCTCGACGTCCACTACTCCTCCGGCATCGCGAACCACTTCTTCTACCTGCTGTCCGAGGGCAGCGGCAAGAAGACGATCAACGGTGTCGAGTACGACTCCCCGACGTCGAACGGTTCGACGGTCACCGGGATCGGCCGGGACAAGGCGTACAAGATCTGGTACAAGGCACTCACCGCGTACATGACCTCGACGACCGACTACAAGGCCGCCCGTGACGCGACCCTGAAGGCGGTCGGCGACCTGTACGGCGCGGACGGTGCCGAGGCGAAGGCCGTGGCCGCCGCCTGGAGCGCGGTCGACGTGGGCTAGCCGAACCCAAGGCTCTGCCTTCACCCAGGGGTTCCGGATCACCGGGAGTGATCCGGAACCCCATCCCCTCTCGAGACACCGTGGCCGGTGTGCGCTCAGCGGGTCACAGCTGTGGCTGCGGCATCCGCTGCCAGCTGAACGGGCCGTAGGTGGTGTCGGTGACGGCGTAGTGGGCGTTGGGGTCCGCGGTCAGTTTCAGCCACTCCAGCGGGGTGGTGCTGCCGTGCACGATGATCCGGTGGAAGTTCGAGACGTTGTAGTACGGGTGCTCGTTCCACGCGTTGCTACCCGGGTCATGGGCGCAGACGCTCGCGCCTGTGGCCGGGTCCGTCTCGCCCGTGCACGTCGCCGTCGGCGACAGCGGGTTGTCCGAGCGGTACAGGTGCGAGTCGCCGTTGAGCATCAGCACCGGGCGGCCGAACTCGGTCGTCTTCGCCGCGACCTCGCTGATGATCGGCTCGTAGTTCGTCAGGTGCTTGGTGGTCTTGCCGTCGAGGTCCCACATGTCGGCCTGTGCCGTGATCACCACACCCTTGGCGTGCTTGGCTCGCGCGTCGGCGAAGGCGGCATCGAGCCAGCGGACGTCGGCCGCGGTCCGGCTGGTCCGCTCGTCGGTCTGTGCCTGAGTCGCGGTCGGCATCTTGTACCAGGGGTCGGCGTCGTTGTTCGAGCCCCCCGGCACGTTGATGGTCACGAAGACGACGTCGTTCTGCGCCCACCTCACGTTCTCGACGTACTGCGCGTCGCCCGGGTGGCTCGGGTCGTAGGCGGTGGCCTGGGACACCACGTTCAGTGTCCCGCTGCCGAGGGTGCGGCCGGGCTGGGCGAAGAAGTCCCGCCGGATCGCGGCGAGGTTGTCGACCGGGTTGCCACAGTGGTAGTCGGCGCAGTCCGCCGTGTCGGTCGACAGGCCGCTCGTGCCGATGTAGTTGATCGCGCCGGAGGCCGAGTCGTAGAAGCCCCCGCCTTGACCGGGTGAGGTGAGGCTCGACGCCTTGTGGCAGTCGGCCCACTCGTTGTCGCCCGGCGTGTAGACGAGCGGCTTGGTGAAGGAGCGCCACGCGGACGCGATCGAGGCATCGTAGCCCTCGGTGCAGAACTCCTTGCCCGAGTGGATGTCGCCCACGTGGATGACGTCGCTGACCGTCGGGTCACTGTTGACGGTGCCGATGAACGCCGGGGTCTTCTGGAACTGCGACGTGTCGGCACTCTGGCCCGCGGGCGCGTACGCCGACATGCCGTACGGCGAGTCGCCGTACACGGCGAGCGTCAGTGGGCTGCCGGGGCTGCCGGGGCTGCCGGCCGTCGACGCCGTGGCGGTCGACATTACGGAAGAGGCAAGGCCGACAGCGACGAGCGTGACAAGCCCGCGCTTTGGCATGCGTCTCGACATGCGTCCCTCTTTCAGGTCCGGTTGAGGGGGGGCGCTCCAGTGAACTGGACCGTCAGGAAGCGCGACATGGCATCAATGGCGGCCTGGAGATGACCGGCAAGCGAACTTTCGGCGCGTTCTGCCGCCGTATCACTGCCCGCCGTGCCGGCAAGCGGGCCTTGGCCGCCGTCATGCACAAGCTCACGTCCGCGACGCACTCTGGAGTGCACGCAGTCCCGCCAGCGCCGTCAGCACAGTGTCGTTGGCATTCCGGTTGCCGATGGTGAGCCGGAGTCCTTCGCCGGGGTAGTGGCGCGCCTGGACACCGGCCTCGGTGAGTGCCGCGGCACCCTCATCGATCGGATCGGGCGCGGCCAGCCAGAGGGAGTTGCCATGGCTCGGGTGTATACGCCAGCCGAGGCCGAGGAGTTCGTGCCGGAGCCGTTCGCGTTCGGCGACGACGGTGTCCACGCGCAGGCGCAGCTCGCTCTCGGCCCGTAGTGAGGCCTCGACCGCCGCCGTTGCCACCGCGTTGATTCCGAAGGGCAGTTGTTGTCCGCGGATCCGCTCCACCAGGTCGGGGGAGCCGAGTCCGTAGCCGACCCGCAGGGCGGCCAGGCCGTAGGCCTTGGAGAAGGTGCGCAGGACCAGCAGGTTGGGGTGCGTGGCCAACAGCGCGGTCGTGCCCGGCAGGGCGGTGTGGCGGGCGAACTCCACGTACGCCTCGTCGAGCAGCACGGTGACATGTGGGGGGACCTGACGCAGGAAGGCCGACAGCGCGTCGGCGGTGACGAGGCTTCCGGTGGGGTTGTGCGGATTGCACAGCACCACGACGCGGGTGCGGTGGTCGAGCGCCGTGAGCATGGCGTCCAGGTCCTGGTGCCCGTCCGGCGACAGGGGTACGGCGACGGGGTGCGCGCCGGCCATCGTGGCCAGCATCGGGTAGGCGTCGAACGTGCGCCAGCCGTAGACCATGGTGTCGCCGTGCCGGACCACCGCCTGGAGCAACTGCAGTGCCACGCCGACCGACCCGCTGCCGACCGCGACACGGTCGGGGGCCACCTGGCACCATGCGGCGATCTGCTCGGTGAGGTCCTCGGGGTGGAACTGCGGGTAGCGGTGGGCCTGTGCGACGGCCCGTTGCATCGCCTCGCGTACCGAGGGCAGTGGGGGATACGGGCTCTCGTTCAGGGCAAGTCGGTGCAGCACGGGGATGTCCATCGCTCAGTCCCGTCCCCCGTGCCAGCGAACGGCGACGGCACCGGCGAAGTCGCCCGCGTGGGCGAATCCTCCGAGCACCACCAGGTCGCCGTCCTCGACCTGCCGGGAGCGGACCGCGCGGTCCAGGGTGATCGGGATCGCCGCGCCGAACAGATTCCCGTACTCGTCGAAGGTGTTCAGGTGCCGTTCGGCGGGCAGTTGCAGCGCCTCCCGCCAGTTCCGCAGAAAGGTGCGGTTGGGCTGGTTGGTGATGAGGACGTCGATGTCGGTGCTCGCCACGCCGAGCCGTCGGCACAGGTCCATGACCACCTCGGGGACGAGGCGGTTCCCACGGGCCAGGACCTTGGCGACGCTCGCGTCGGTGAACCCGATCCGCAGCTGGGACTCGCCCGGCTCCCAGTACTTGCGGCCGTCCTCGACCGCGACGGTCATGTCTCCGGCGTACTCGCCGATGTGCCGGGTCTCCACGTCGAGGACCGGCGACTGTGCCGACGTCGTCACGAACGCCACACCGCACCCGTCGCCCGGGATCGCCGCCTGGGCGAGTTTGCGCACCTCGGACTGGGTGAAGCATTGCCCCGCGGCGCTTTGCGCGTTGCATATCAGCGCGGTCTTCGCGTCGGTGGACGTGAGGATCTGCCGGGCCATCTTCAGCATGTACACGAAGGAGGCGCAGCCCGCGTTGGCCACGTCGACGAGCCACTCCGGGTTCAGGCCCAGCCGGCGCGCCACCTCGGTGCCGGCGCCCACGAACGGCAGGTCCGGCAGCTGGCTGTGCACCAGCAGCACGTCGACGCCTCGGATCTCTTCCCTGCCGTGCCGTTCGATCAGGGGCTGTACGGCGCGTTCGATCATGTCCGCGTTCGTCTCGTCCGCGGCCACGTGGTGCCGTGACGGCGGGACCTTGAACATGGGGTGGTTGCGGAGCTTGTCCTCGGCACCGGGGTACTCGGTGTAGAACTCCGCGGGGACCGGCTCGCCGGGAAGGTAGCTCGCCACGTCGGTGAGGCTGACCGTCGTCACTGCGCCACCGCCTTCACCGGAGCCACGTTGACCGGCAGGCCGTTGCGGTGGCGGTGTTCCAGGATGGCCTTGAGGTTGTTCATCTCCACGGTGTGCCCCGCGTAGAAGAGGTCCCAGTAGTCGCCCACCCAGGGCCGGTCCGGACGCGGCGCCTTCTCGGGATGGGGGTTGGTGTCGTAGTACGGGTGCCGGCAGTTGGTCCAGGTGATCACCGAACCCGGCTTGTCGAGGACCAGTCGGGCCGGGACGACACGCATCAGGTAGATCATCCACAGGTGCTCGCCCTGGTCCCACGAGCAGTGGTAGTCCACGGTCATGGCCTCGGGGTTGGCGACGACCTTGCAGTAGATCCTGGTGTCGTCCTCCAGCCGGTCGTGGCCGACCCACAGCCCAGGTGTGCCGGAGGGTGCGAAGTCCCGCAGGCTGCAGGTCCACTCCTCCAGATGGTGTCCCTGGCGCAGGTAGTCGTAGGTCTGCTCCGGGGGGCAGTCGACGTACTCGTGGATGGTGCAGTACGGCCCGTAGACCTGATGGTGGGGGTAGACGGCGTGGGTGAGTTCCATGCAGTGGGCGGTCAGTTCCTCCTTGCCGGCGTTCTCGATCCGCATCAGGCCGGGGATGTCAGCCAACGTGGACGACTCCTCGCTCATCTGAACTCTCCTTGCTCTCGGTGCCGTTGGTGCTCTCGGTGATTTCGGTGAAGGACTGGAACGGAAGGAACGGCGGGATCTCCCGCGGGTCGCAGTCCACCGCGACGAACGCGGGGCCGCCGCGTGCGTTGCCGCGCAGCAGTGCCGTGCGCAGGTGCGCCGCGTCGACGGCTCCCGTGGCCTTCAGCGACGGGAAGGCGGCGGCCACTCCGGCGGCCAGGTCGGTCGGGGCGAACAGGTCGTCGTCGCGGACGCCGCCCTGGAGGAACTCCTCGCGCAGTGCGCACATGGCGTGGGCGTTGTTGTTGAAGATCACGAACGTCACGGGTGCGTCGTACTCCACGGCGGTGTGCACTTCCATCCCGTGCATGAAGAAGGCCCCGTCGCCGGCGAGGACGTAGGTGCGTCGGCCGGTGGCGAGCGCGGCGCCGATGCCCGCGCCGAAGGTGTAGCCCATGCCCCCCATGCCGACCGCCACCACGAAGCGGCCGTGGCGCGGCGCCGGGAGCAGATGGACCGCGCTGGCCCCCGCGTTGCCGGCGTCCACGAAGACGTGTGCGTCCTGGGGGAGTGCCGCCTGCACCGCGGCGACCGCCTGGCCGTAGGGGACGGCTCGGCCACGGGTCTCGGCAGGCGGGCCCGGCATGGGAGCGGGACGGGGGCCGGCGTGCGGCGGACAGGGACGTGCGCGGGGCGGCAGGCGGGCGGTCACCGCGCGCAGCGCGTCGCGCAGATTCCCACCCAGCGCGATGCCTGGCACGAACGGTGGTTCGGGGCCCAGGCAGACGACGTCGGTGGTGGCCAGGGCCCCGTCGAGGCCACCGCGTGCCAGCAGCGGCAGCCGGGTACCGGCCAGCAGGCACAGGTCGGCCCGCCGCAGACAGTCCTCGACGTTGGCATGGCCCATCACCCCGGCCACGCCGGCGAATCGGGGATCATGATTGTCGAAGACGTCCTTGGCGTCCGGGGTGACCGCCACCCATGCCCCCAGGCGCTGGGCCAGTTCGGCCAGATCCCCGCGCGCGTCGTCGGCGGCAACACCCTCACCAGCGATGACGAGGATACGACCAGCCCCGCGAAGGGCGTCCGACACGGCGCTGACGGCAGCTGCGTCGAGCCGGGTCGCGGATGCCGTCGCGCAGCCGCCCGGCATCGGTGCCATGTCGCGGGCGGGCACCTGGATCCGCGCCTGCTGCACGTCCTTGGGCAGCAACAGCACGGCCGGCCCGCGTGGATCGTCCTGTGCCGCCGCAACCGCCAGGGGCAGCAACTCCGTGAGCGAGTCCGCGTCATCGACCCGGGCGCAGAACCGGGAGACGGGTGCGAAGACCTCCCGTGCGTCGAAGGAACCCGCCTTGCCGCTGGAGTCCTGGAACGCGCCGTGGCCTTCCTGGCCGGTCGGCGGCTGACCCACCAGGGCCAGCACGGGCACCCGGGAGGCGTACGCCTCCGCCAGGCCCGGTACGAGATTCATCGCCCCGCCGCCCGAGGTGGCGGCAACGACGCCGAGGCGCCCGGTGGTGCGGGCGTATCCGTCGGCCATGGTGACGGCGGAGAACTCGTGCTTGGCGACGACGCTGCGCACGGCGCCGCCGCGGTGCACGGCGTCGTACAGGTCCTCGATGTTCGCGCCGCCGACGCCGAACATGTGGGTGACGCCGACCCTGGCGAGTTCCCCGGCCAGATGGTCGACCAGGCGTACTGTTTCCGCCTCGCGTAATTCCGAGGTCGCGGTGGTCATGCGGGGCTGCCCTCCCTCTCGTGGTGCCGGTCGATGAGCCCGGATGGCGAGATGACCTGAAAGCGGTGCCGGTATTCCTTGGGGGTGAGTCCCAGGGTTCGTCCGAAGGAGCGGAAGAACGTCTCGGTGGCGGCGAATCCGCAGCGGCCGGCTATCTGGCTGATCGTCAGGTCGGTGGTCTCCAGCAGTTCGCGTGCGCGGGCGATACGCGTCCGCTCGACGTACTGGCCGGGTGTCGTGCCCACTTCACGCCGGAAGACCCGGGCGAAGTTGCGGTGACTCATGTTGGCCTGCCGCGCGATCTCGGCCACGGGCAGTGGG
Encoded proteins:
- a CDS encoding histidinol-phosphate transaminase, which encodes MDIPVLHRLALNESPYPPLPSVREAMQRAVAQAHRYPQFHPEDLTEQIAAWCQVAPDRVAVGSGSVGVALQLLQAVVRHGDTMVYGWRTFDAYPMLATMAGAHPVAVPLSPDGHQDLDAMLTALDHRTRVVVLCNPHNPTGSLVTADALSAFLRQVPPHVTVLLDEAYVEFARHTALPGTTALLATHPNLLVLRTFSKAYGLAALRVGYGLGSPDLVERIRGQQLPFGINAVATAAVEASLRAESELRLRVDTVVAERERLRHELLGLGWRIHPSHGNSLWLAAPDPIDEGAAALTEAGVQARHYPGEGLRLTIGNRNANDTVLTALAGLRALQSASRT
- a CDS encoding SRPBCC family protein, with the protein product MSEESSTLADIPGLMRIENAGKEELTAHCMELTHAVYPHHQVYGPYCTIHEYVDCPPEQTYDYLRQGHHLEEWTCSLRDFAPSGTPGLWVGHDRLEDDTRIYCKVVANPEAMTVDYHCSWDQGEHLWMIYLMRVVPARLVLDKPGSVITWTNCRHPYYDTNPHPEKAPRPDRPWVGDYWDLFYAGHTVEMNNLKAILEHRHRNGLPVNVAPVKAVAQ
- a CDS encoding thiamine pyrophosphate-binding protein; protein product: MTTATSELREAETVRLVDHLAGELARVGVTHMFGVGGANIEDLYDAVHRGGAVRSVVAKHEFSAVTMADGYARTTGRLGVVAATSGGGAMNLVPGLAEAYASRVPVLALVGQPPTGQEGHGAFQDSSGKAGSFDAREVFAPVSRFCARVDDADSLTELLPLAVAAAQDDPRGPAVLLLPKDVQQARIQVPARDMAPMPGGCATASATRLDAAAVSAVSDALRGAGRILVIAGEGVAADDARGDLAELAQRLGAWVAVTPDAKDVFDNHDPRFAGVAGVMGHANVEDCLRRADLCLLAGTRLPLLARGGLDGALATTDVVCLGPEPPFVPGIALGGNLRDALRAVTARLPPRARPCPPHAGPRPAPMPGPPAETRGRAVPYGQAVAAVQAALPQDAHVFVDAGNAGASAVHLLPAPRHGRFVVAVGMGGMGYTFGAGIGAALATGRRTYVLAGDGAFFMHGMEVHTAVEYDAPVTFVIFNNNAHAMCALREEFLQGGVRDDDLFAPTDLAAGVAAAFPSLKATGAVDAAHLRTALLRGNARGGPAFVAVDCDPREIPPFLPFQSFTEITESTNGTESKESSDERGVVHVG
- a CDS encoding 3-oxoacyl-ACP synthase III family protein produces the protein MTTVSLTDVASYLPGEPVPAEFYTEYPGAEDKLRNHPMFKVPPSRHHVAADETNADMIERAVQPLIERHGREEIRGVDVLLVHSQLPDLPFVGAGTEVARRLGLNPEWLVDVANAGCASFVYMLKMARQILTSTDAKTALICNAQSAAGQCFTQSEVRKLAQAAIPGDGCGVAFVTTSAQSPVLDVETRHIGEYAGDMTVAVEDGRKYWEPGESQLRIGFTDASVAKVLARGNRLVPEVVMDLCRRLGVASTDIDVLITNQPNRTFLRNWREALQLPAERHLNTFDEYGNLFGAAIPITLDRAVRSRQVEDGDLVVLGGFAHAGDFAGAVAVRWHGGRD